AAAACTGAAAATAAAATTTTACACGGATCTTAATATAACATCTCACggatatagcatcgactgagacttcgttaagCCTTAGCCTTAGTAGACTAAAACTTAGCATGTTTATTTCCTTGGAAACAAATGTTTTCTCGAGAAAAATGTATTCTCGTTTTTCAAGTGATGAAAATGGTGCTACCACGGCCGCAACTGACCGATGAAGTAGCTAGCCTGTGACATTGTAACTGTGACTGCGAGGGACACGGCAGCGTTCAAAGCGTGCATCACAAGTCCACTCCTCCACGCCAGCTGCTGCTTGGCCTGGCTTGTAGCACGCACGTAGACGTCCGTGGGGCGACAGCACAGGCCCGGCGTCGTCGACAGGGAATCCGGGACGCCGAGTCAAATCCCTCCTCATCCCCGGCCCCCGGCTCCGGCGACTACGCTACTCCTGCTACTATACCACGCAGCGCGGGGCCACCGCCCGGCATGCACGCAAGCATGCATGTGACTGAAATTATTTTAACTTATGTTTACACCGGTGGCCGGTTCGTTCATGCAGGGGTGTGGCCGGAGGCCGGCAGCTTCAGCGACGACGGCATGGGCCCGGTGCCGGCGCGGTGGCGGGGCGTCTGCCACGACCAGTCCTCCTCCGACGACGCCCAGGTCCGCTGCAACAGGTCCGTCCGTGCGtgcccatcctcctcctccacctcttgtACTGTATACTCGTACGCACGGGCTCACGGCCCTCCGTGGCTCCATGCGTCGCCTGGGGCGCCGCGCATGCCGACGTGCGGTTCAAGCTCTGTACTGCGCGCGTTATCCCGACGTGGTTTGGTTTTTGTCCGCCGTTGGTTGGTTCGTGTTGTTTAGTGTTTCGCCAACGTGGCTTGACTTGACCGCTGTCGTTGTGCAATGTACAGCGCTTTGTAGGGCGTAAACTAACTATTGCCCCACCTACTGGCTGTCTTCTTTAGTGGCAAGAGGCCGACTGCGGTTCGAGAGAGACATGCCTTGACCTAACTAAGATTTGTCCCATAAGTTCAGGCAAGTGCTGGTGGTTATTTTAACCAACGATCTCGACATGCCCTTGGACACTGAGTTTGTGAATAATGGGCTTAAACTGTAGGGCTTGTGCTCGCCTAATCTGACTACAGACGGGCAGTGCATAAGTGGTAAATGCTCATGCTAACAATGCCTTGAACAGTTGGAACTgtgcaacataaccacaagaaaaaaGTCAGCCATGCCCATGCAAATGCAAGTGCAACAATGTCCACAGTTTCAGACACATGGTAATGGCATTGCACTACTGCCAGTGTGCCACCATGCTAACAAGGTGCGAAATGGAAAATAAACCAAACCAGAAAACCTCTAGCACTGTAGGCCTGTAGCGCACTAGCATGCTTGCCtctgcacaaccgtgcctctcctGCCCTCCTTTCCGCTGAGCATCTGCCCCTACCAATAGTCCACGCTGCAGTCCACGCCGCGAATCATGTGAGCGAGCCAGCGAGCGAGAGCGTAGGCAGGCAGGCAGAGCTCGCATCCTCAGTCATCGTCAACAGATCGATGGCACCTTTCCGCTGTTGGCTGCCAGTGTGAGTGTGGTGGCGCCACAGATTGCAGCCATGATTCCCCTCTAAGTATCACCCCAGAAAGATTTCCGTCTCTTTGTCGTGCGCTTTCCCATGATTACATGTTGCCCCCAGTCGCCCCGGGCATCGTGCTTGTCCCTACGTATCCCTCCCCTCTTTGCATCCAGCTCCATCGATCGGCCTGCTTCAGGTACCGTATCGATCCACGAGCAGCCGCTAGGCACCACGCAGTTCGCTCACATCTCAGAAAAGCTCCAAAGTGGCGCCCTGGTCCATGCACGGCACAAGCTTGGCTTCGCTCTCGACCCTTTCTGCGTCGGGGTCCATGGCTCCTGCGCGAGCTTAGCATGTGCTGTGCGATCATCTGCCGCGGCTAGGGCCAGCCCGCTCGCGCGACAACCTATAATGCAGCGTGCCAGATGAAACGCAGTCCTGGGTGGAAACATGCCAAGAGTGCATCTTGTCTGCATGCACGCTAGGACCATCCTCATCACACTAAGAAAATTCCTCCTTCAAATCAACAGTGTTGGCTGCTGCTCCTCCAAGCAAGATTCTCCTGGAAACATCATGGTGTTGTTGATAGTTAGACAATTATTACTAGCTTAACTTTGCAAGCGGCTCATCATGGCGTTCCATGCACGACGTTGATGTGAACTGTGGTTCTGATTGTGATTGTGATGAGCGCGCGCCGCATGCAGGAAGCTGATCGGCGCGCAGTACTTCAACAAGGGGTACGCGGCCACGGTGGGGCGGGCGGGCGCAGGCGCGAGCCCGGCCAGCACGCGGGACAGCGACGGGCACGGCACGCACACGCTGTCCACCGCCGCGGGCCGCTTCGTGCCGGGCGCCAACCTGTTCGGCTACGGCAACGGCACGGCCAAGGGCGGCGCCCCCGGCGCGCGCGTCGCGGCGTACAAGGTGTGCTGGCGCCCCGTCAACGGCAGCGAGTGCTTCGACGCCGACATCATCGCGGCCTTCGACGCGGCCATCCACGACGGGGTCGACGTCCTCTCCGTCTCCCTCGGCGGCGCGCCCACCGACTACTTCAGGGACGGCGTCGCCATCGGGTCGTTCCACGCCGTCAGGAACGGCGTCACCGTGGTCACCTCCGCTGGCAACTCCGGGCCCGGGGCCGGCACGGTGTCCAACACCGCGCCGTGGCTCGTCACCGTGGGGGCCAGCACCATGGACCGCGAGTTCCCGGCCTACCTGGTCCTCGGCAACAAGAAGCGGATCAAAGTATGTTGCTTCTGCCCGAATTATCTTCAGTCGATTCTGCTTATGTGACCATCTCTCCCGTGGTAAGGTAACACTTTTATCTTTTGCACAGGGACAAAGCCTGTCGCCGGTGCCCCTGCCTGCCAACAAGCATTACCGGCTGATCAGCTCTGTAGAGGCCAAGGCAGAAGATGCAACAGTGGCCCAAGCGTAAGATAACTCGATCGTGCTGCTGAAATTTACTTTCAATTGTTTGACAGACATGAAACTGTAACCATCTTATTATGATTGCAGGCAACTGTGCATGGAGGGGTCGCTGGACAAGAAGAAAGCGAGGGGGAAGATCGTGGTGTGCATGCGCGGGAAGAACGCGCGAGTGGAGAAAGGCGAGGCGGTTCATCGAGCCGGCGGGGTTGGGCTGGTGCTGGCGAATGACGAGGCCACCGGGAACGAGATGATCGCCGACGCGCACGTGCTCCCGGCCACCCACATCACCTATTCCGATGGAGTCGCGCTGCTCGCCTACATGAATTCAACCAGGTAGGTGCTGCATATATACACATATTTCAGGAATGCCATGAACAGGGCCTATTAGCTCAGCTGGTTAGAGCGTCGTGCTAATGACGCGAAGGTCACAGGTTCGAGACCTGTATGGGCCATTATTATTTTTGTCGACCTTTTTTTGATCCTGAACATCAAAATGTTGTGCAGGTTGGCGTCGGGCTACATCACCCTGCCAAACACCGCGCTGGAGACGAAGCCGGCGCCGTTCATGGCCGCCTTCTCCTCTCAGGGCCCAAACACGGTCACTCCTCAGATCCTCAAGGTCCGGCCGGCTTTTCTCTCACAAGATTGGCCATGCCGCCCTTAATCACAGTAACATCTCTACCACCATGCTAAGCATCTTAGCGTATGTTGCGTGTGTCGCAGCCTGACATCACCGCGCCGGGGGTGAGCATCCTGGCGGCCTTCACCGGCCTGGCCGGCCCGACCGGCCTCACCTTCGACAGCCGCCGCGTCCTCTTCAACTCCGAGTCCGGCACCTCCATGTCCTGCCCGCACGTCGCCGGCATCGCCGGCCTCCTCAAGGCCCTCCACCCCGACTGGAGCCCCGCCGCCATCAAGTCCGCCATCATGACCACCAGTAAATGAATTAGTTGAACAACAAAAACACTTCAGACCAATCTCCCCCGTGCTGCCGCTGACGAGAAGACTCGTCGTTTCGTCTCTTGCAGCCAGGGTGCAGGACAACACGCGGAGGCCGATGAGCAACTCGTCGTTCCTGCGCGCCACGCCCTTCGCCTACGGCGCCGGCCACGTGCAGCCCAACCGCGCCGCCGACCCGGGCCTCGTCTACGACACGAACGCCACGGACTACCTCCACTTCCTCTGCGCGCTGGGCTACAACTCCACCGTGATCGGCACGTTCATGGACGGCCCGAACGCCTGCCCGGCGAGGCCGCGGAAGCCGGAGGACCTCAACTACCCGTCGGTCACGGTGCCCCACCTGTCCGCGTCCGGCGAGCCGCGCACCGTCACGAGGAGGGTGCGGAACGTGGGCGCGGAGCCGGCGGCGTACGACGTGAGGGTCCGCGAGCCGCGCGGCGTGTCCGTGTCCGTGCGGCCCAGCCGGCTGGAGTTCGCCGCGGCGGGGGAGGAGAAGGAGTTCGCCGTGACGTTCAGGGCCAGGGCGGGGCGTTTCTTGCCCGGCGAGTACGTGTTCGGGCAGATGGTGTGGTCGGACGGCGCCGGGCGGCGCCGCCACCGCGTCAGGAGCCCCGTCGTCGTCAGGGTCGGCGCCCATAGGACGAGCAAAACCAGTGTCCCCGTCGCCTGACGAGCTTCGCTGTTTCGTTATCAGCAAACGATGCGCTGAACAAAAAAGTTCGGTCCGTCGACAACAAGTGTCCATATGTGCCAGTACAAACTGTTCTTTGAGCGGTTAATGAAGTTGGACTTGGATATACTTCTTGATAAAAAAGAAGTTCAACGTACTTTTCTCTACTCAAACAAAATTAAGATTGGGCGTCATCTCTACTGTCTCtactctcttttttcttcttttttgcgggTAGTAAAGCTTCTACTATTAATCAAGGAACGTCCAGATTACAGTCCAAATCCTATATACATAACGAGTTGATCCCCGCTAttctatttatctcaacatgcacacaTGCCACATTATCACAGGCCTAGCACTAATGCATGAGAAAAAGTTTTTCATTATTTTGGTCTCATGCACACCTTTCACCTCAccacacatgccacctcatcaaaagtCCCACTCAAAATGCATGAAAAAAAGTTTTTCATtacattatactccctctgtcccataatataagagcgttttttacactacattagtgtcaaaaatgctcttatattatgagacggagggagtaccacttatattcaaaatatttttttactaCACAATAATCAAATAAAATATACAATATTTATTTTTAGCTTTAATTCATATATTATTAATTTAACGATAAAGCTTCATAAAATCAAATCACTGAAATATATTGCAATCGATTCCTGCAGCAACGCGCGCGGTATTCTCTAGTTATATAAATCAACTACTTCAGAGGCTAGAACCCAGCCCGACTATTGTTTTACCCTCAACTCTAGCAAACTTTGCTAACAAGTCACTGACTAAAATTTGACTGCGAAACACAGGACAAACAAAGTGACCTCCGGAGTACGAGCAAGGCAGCCCAGGACCTGGTTGAGAAAATAGGTGCAAAAAATCGTGTGCGCATGTAGTTTAGTGGCATGTATGATGGTTGATGGGGTTTGGCAGCCTAGCACATTTGATAGCGGCGGCTTCTTGCATGCGTTTTTTTAGTTTTAAACAGTAGGAGAGGCTCAAGTAGAATCCTAAAAGAAGTTAATCCAGATAAGAAGGGATGGAAATACAAAAAATGACAACAAGACCAAAGAGGATCAAGACTTTCACTGTATTTCCGCCACAAAAGATCAGTTGTGGTTCTCTCTTTCCAAGCTCAGAGAGATGCAACTCCCACTCTGCTTACACCCTGCAGTCCCTGGGATCGACGACCGGCATGTATCAGGACCTGATCTGGGGTACTTGGGCTCCGGCGAAGCTCAAGCTGTTTGCATGGCTCCTCCACCAGAACAGATTGTGGTGCAACGACCGTCTCCAGCGTAGGGGCTGGACCAACGACTACTTTTGTCAGCTCTGCCTCAGAAACCTTGAGAGCTCTGCGCACTTATTCTGCGAATGCACTTTTACGAAGACGATCTGGGCTGAGCTGTCTTCATGGCAGCACTGTCAGGGTTTGAATCATGCTTGCGAAATCAACGACAACAGCTCTCTGGAGAAGGTGGCAACCTTGGTCTCCGCGACATAGCCAGCGTTCACGAAAGGAATAAAATCCTTGGTGATGCTTGCAATGTGGAAAATCTGGCAGTAATGCAACCACTGCGTTTTCAGGAGGAAGGAGGCAAGGGtgcgggacgtgctcgacgaaatcaGAAGAGATCTTAGCCTGTGGCAACAAAGTGGAGTTAAATTTCTTCAGAGCCCCTTCGGGGATCCGCCGTGAGATTGTAGCCTCCGCTACGGTGCAGTCGgcaccctttttcttctttcttttcttatcTCCTTGATCCCAGGATCACCGCATTTGTCACTTTTACCATTGCTCCATGCTTAAATGAATGAAACACCAGCCAAGGCTGGCACTTAAAAAAAAGCTCAGAGAGATGGAGTAATGTGCCCGAAGATAAAATTGTTGCGTTCCTTCGAGATATTCCAGGCAACAATACCAACTATTTCAAAAGTGCATCTGCCTGCTGCTTGGTCAAGGGATTTGTTGAAGGCCTCCTTTCATCCATTCCTGCTCCAATGCCACTCACAATGCCTGCAAGCCTAGCCCTTTGTTCCCTTTCTCGAATCAGCTCTTCCCTCCTATCCCCTGCTATCCCCTGCATCGCCAATTGCATCCACTGCTTCATTCCCATTGAGGAAATGATTGTCAACAAGATACACCACGTACTCCAGCTCCCAATGCCAGAACCCACACGCATTCTATGAGCCAAATAGACCAGAAAAGAGGAAAAATTTAAGCACACCATGTGCTCAAATCCAACAAAAAATATTCATCCCTTGCAGAACAGAAAGAAGAAGGGTGGTGGGCAACTTACATTGCACACTTGTAGAACACCCAACCCTCATGCTTCTCTGTGTTCGACAAGTAGAACTGCACCTGCGTGCGGTAGTGAGGGCATCAGATGAGAGGGAGCACCACAGCCCGCTTGCTGAGAGATGACCTCGCCGAGCTCACGGACATGGCAGTGGCGGTGGCAGGTGGAGAAGGGGAGGGAACCTGAGGACTGGTCAAGCGGGGCGGCATACGAGCTCAATACGCGCTATTGTGACCGTATAATCACATCTTGTCGTATATAGTGAGCGTATTGCATGTATTCCTAAGTACGGTGACCAAAGTGAGCACATGCCGCACAATTAGTGACTTCCAATGCATTTTACTCTTTTTAGTAGGTTGGAAACGAAGACCTAAACTGTGCGTACTGATCTTAGCCTGGCCCCTTTGCTTCCATGGTGGGCTATGTTTCCCTTTTCTCTTTCTAGGATTTGGGCCTTTGAACTACAATTGCTTACCGACTAGGAAATCCTGATAAGGCAAGGGGACCCTATATCcccatacttgttcttgattgcagcagagggcctttcatgcCTATTGAGATCAAAAAGTGAGTCATCAAACCTTCATGGTATAACTGTGGCACCTACGGCGCCGCCGGTAAACCATTTACTTTTCGCAGATGACAACCTGCTGTTTTTTAAGGCCAACAGTATGGAAGCTACGGAGGTCCACAGAACCTTGGATGTGTACTGCCAAGCTTCGGGTTAGCGTATAAATTATGACAAATCGTCAATCTTTTTGAGCAAAGGAGTTCCTGATAGTGTGTGCCAACAAATCAAAGATACATTGCATGTACCCAATGAAACTCTAAATGAAAAGTATCTGGGGATGCCAAGTGATATTGGTACCTCTAAGAATGGAGCGTTTAAATACTTGAAAGATAGGCTGTGGAACAAGGTCCAAGGATGGATAGAGAAAAACTTGTCCATGGCAGGCAAGGAGGTATTGGTCAAAGCGGTAGCACAAGCAGTCCCGGTCTATTCCATGTCATGTTTTAAGCTGCCAAGAGGCCTGTGCGAACACCTGAACATGTTGATTCGAAAATTCTGGTGGGGGAGTAAGAATGGACAACGCAAGCCTAACTGGGTATCATGGAAGGCTATGACACAACCAAAGAACATGGGGGTTTGGGCTTCAAAGATTTTGAGCTTTTTAACTTGGCCATGTTAGCTAAGCAGGCTTGGAGGATTTTGCAAAACCCTGAGTCCCTAAGTGCCTGCATATTGAGAAGTATTTACTTCACAACTTCCTTGTTTTTGGAAGCTTCTCTGGGAAGTCATCCAAGCCAAATCTGGCGAGCGGTAATAGAAGGGAAAGATGTGATGAAACAAGGGCTGATTAAACGGATTGGCAATGGAGAGTCAACCGACATTTGGAATGACAATTGGCTGCCCCGCACTGAAATGATGCGGCCCTATGGTAGCAAGGTTCTGAACCCTCCTTCACAAGCCTCAGAACTTATAGATGTCACATCTGCCGCATGGAATAATGAGAAGGTAGCACAAGTTTTTCTGCCAATGGACGTGTCGGTTATTATGAGTATACCCCTCTGTACACGGAACATTCAAGATTTCTGGTCCTGGCATTATGAATCATCTGGTCTGTTCACAGTCCGGTCAGCGTATGCGATGCTGGTTTCTACCAGACAGAGGAGGGAAGCATGGCTCGAGGACATCCCCGGCGCTTCGTGTCTAGGCTCCGAGGGAAGTGCATGGGAATCGTTGTGGAAGACAAAAGTGCCTGGCAAGGTTTGGATGTTTCTATGGAGATTGGCAAGGCAATCTCTACCCACGGAGGATGTGAGAGCTCACAGAAACATGTCGAAAACTAGCTCGTGTGGGCTGTGCGGCGCACCGGATTCATGGCGTCATTCCCTACTGGAGTGCACCTCGTCCAGATGTGTTTGGGCCCTGGCTGATGCGAGTTTAACAGAACAGATGAGTGTCTCAACAGAGCCGAATGCTAAGCTCTGGCTCTTCTCTATGCTAGAAGCGTTATCGCATGCATCTTTTGTCAAACTCTCGGTGACACTTTGGGCAGTTTGGTGGGCTCGTCGTCAGGCAATCCACGAAGGAATCTTCCAGAGTCCACACACTACACACAATTTTGTGGAGAGATTCTTTGGCGAACTACAAAGTCTGGGAGACAGCAAGCAGGCCAACGGCTGCATCGGGTGGGACAAGGATTGTACCCTCGACTCGGCGCAAGGCTCAGCCAACAGGTTTTGCGAAAATTCATGTGGACGCCGGGGTTGGCCGCTTCAACAGAGGTGGCTCGGTTGCGGCCATATGCGGGGATGATCATGGAAACTACCTGGGCAGCTCGGCATTGGTGATTCCGGGGGTGGTTGATGTGGCGACGCTAGAAGCAATCGCTTGCCGTGAAGCACTTTCGCTGGCAGAAGATTTGCACATTCATGAGCTGGTCATTGCTTCGGACTCCAAGCTGATGATCAACGACATCAATAGAGGCTATGGAGGGAAGCACGGGGCTATCATCTCGGAGATTCGCTTGCGAGCCGCTGCTTTTAATTGTACCTTTGTTTTTTAGGGTCGCGCGTTGAATGGTGATGCTCATATCATAGCTAGATCTTCGCTTTCTGTTCATGGGGGCGCCATCTTTGGCTTGTCCACCCCCATGCAAATTGTATCCCACAAACTGTGGCTTATAATCAATAAAGTGTGTCTTACCCCTAAAAAAAAAGAAATCCCGTACCTGAATCCGTCCCTAACGCATCTACACTGTTGGTTACCGACTAGGAAACAACACGGCCACGGGCCTGGTCGCCTCATATCCCGCCGTACGTGCAACGCAAACCCTCGGCAGCCCACGTCGATCCACCGCTCATCTAAATATAATCCCGCGACCTCGCCTCTCACGCGAACTTGTCGAGTCTCTGGTTCGCCGTCAAATCTAAAGCGGGAAGGTGCGTGGACTCGGGGATTTGGGACCCATGTCGTTCGCTTACAAGTTCAGGTACATCGTCGTCGGCGACACAGGTGCGTGCCTTCTTCTCGACGCCGCGCCGCCTCGCGCGCTCTCCCGCTGTCCCATCTGTTCTCTTGCGCCTCTAGTCCATCGTCCCCTGATTCTATCATCGGTTCGTTGCGTGATCTCGAGAATCCATGCCGGTTATAAGTATAGAAAGCTCCGCCTTCGTCACTCGAAATCGGCCGGCCGGCGAGGGTGATCCTGTGATGCGATGCCTCGTGTGTAGAAGGCCGAGACCTTGTTCGTTTTTCTTCGATGGTTTGGACGATCAATCTTAGCTAGCATAAATCTCTTTGAAACCATGACCCTATATATGACCATGTTACGAATTTGCTGTCCCAGGGGTTGGGAAGTCATGCCTCCTGCTGCAGTTCACCGACAAGCGGTTCCAGCCCGTGCACGACCTGACCATCGGCGTCGAATTTGGACAGCGCATGGTCACCATCGGCAAGAAGAAAATAAAGCTTCAGATCTGGGACACGGTCTGTTAACTTAATTGTTCCGCTATATGTATAAACCTTCAGACGAAACTAGTTAAATGCATTCTCTACTGCTTTCAACATCATATCTTTATTATAAACCTCTACTGAAGTGAACTGCATCCTGATGATGCAGGCAGGCCAGGAGGCTTTCAGGTCAATCACTAAATCCTACTACAGAAGTGCGGCCGCTGCTCTTCTCGTTTATGACATCACCAGGTACATTCAACAGCTTAAGCATTTTAAGTTACCCTTGTTTTAGGAGGATTTACTACTCGTAGTCAGATATGAATGTCGATTTTTCCTCTGATGGAGAACAGGAGGGAGACCTTCAACCACGTCGCGAGCTGGCTGGAAGAAATGAGGGAGCAGGCGGACGGCAACAACAACATCACCATCATGCTGGTCGGAAACAAATCAGATTTAGCTCAGAGGCGAGCCGTCAGCACGGAAGAGGGCGAGCAGTTCGCCAAGGAGAACGGCCTCGCCTTCATGGAGACCTCGGCCAGGACCCGGCACAACGTGGAGGAGGTAACTCGAAGCACCGCATCGTGTCGCAGCGGCGCACAATTCATTCGCCATGGCCTTTTCCTCACATGACCTATATATGCACGCAGGCATTCCCTCAAAGCTCGTCCATGGTGTGCCAGAAGATCCAGGAAggtgccattgatctgtccaagGTGAGTGCCGTACTGCATTATGTTGTCTTGTATTTTTTGCTAGCAGGTGCTTATGGGGTTCATTTGACCATTGTTGTTTCTCTTGCAGAGTAGTGGTGTCACGCCCGGAGGTGATGATTTCAGTCGTCTCGAGCCTCTGCCTCCGTCTCGAGCCTCCGTCTGCTGCACCAGCTGAGCATAGCTTGGACGACTCAGTTCCGTCTCTCGGATCTTGTTTAATACTAGTGCAAATCAGTAGTAACTCCATGCTTTCAACCTCGAGCATATAGCCATATATATAGATCACTTGGCAGTTAAAATGATGTACATCGTTTCATAGTCTCTCACTTGTCTTGTTCTCCCGAAGTTATATTTTTTTACTAATGTCTTATTTTTAGTTTACTATTTTTGTCTTGTAAGTATTAAAAAAAGAACGAAAATCAGAAATTTCTTTTGACCCCAGGCTCCATGGAGCTCGGATATTGAAAAAATCCAAACTAAGATTTTTTTTTTAGTTTTAAAATTTCTAGAGAACACGCCCACACAGACatattccctccgtccggaaatacctatcatagaaatggatgtatctacacatattttagttttaaATACATCCACTTTTATCCATTTGtggacaagtaattccggacagagggagtattaatgtATACTACTTGTTTGTAAAGTTCCATGATGAAATACATTAGGAGTCCCACacatacatattgatgtatactACTTTTTGTAAAGTTTCATGATGAAATACATTTTGGTGTGAggtaaaaaaaacaaattcaggcCTTTTGTAAAAACTAGACGACATCGCACGCGTTGCTGTGAGGACTTTTAAGCATAAATGAGGATTTGATCAAATAAATGATACTACGACGTACGGTATTCTCGAATTTCGAATTATTACATCATGCACATCAATCTGGAGAGCAAAATATTTCTATGTTAGTGATAAGTGACGTAAGCAACATTGTACAGATAATTTGTGCACAGGAAGCCAATGAAGCATGTAGGTCGTGTGTGGCATTGTGGATGTTTAACATGCTTGGTTGATGGTGGAGTATTAACGAAACACAGCAAAATACAGTATTATCCAGGGGATTAAGGAAAGAATACaggttgatatatatatatacacacacactaaATGCGTATTGAAACAACCAGGGATTTAGTGCTTATGTTTATCTGTCATTAGCTGCTTCATTTGATCAGCTGGTACTGCAAATCTGGTGTCCAACTAGCAGAAACTTATAGCAGCACAATAGGCTTACATCCATAGCTAAATGCTTCTAGTTCTCATGAATCACGAATTCAGGATCAGGCGTTCCATATCATGACGACTGCGATGACACCGACGCCAAGCACGACGGAGAGCCACCGGCCGACGGGCGTGTCGGCGGCGACGGGCCTCTGTAGCATGTACCCCTTGGCGAGGAGGTGGTTGATGGAGACGTAGACAAAGATGCCCGTGGCGAGGCCCATGGAGATGGCATAGATCCAGTCGGCCACCCGGCCctccgtggtggcgtcgacgagtatgccgacgccgacgccgatggGGCTggagacggcgaaggcgaaggcgtAGCCGAagcaggagaggagggggcgaTCGGGGAGCATCCGGAGCAGCGCGATGCCCATGGCGATCGCGGCGAAGATCTTGTGCAGGCTGATGGTCCACAGCGCCTTCCACGCGTCGGCTTCCGTCTCTGCTTGCGAGTAATCGTCGATTCAAAGACCGGATCAAGTAAAAGTAGGCATGAAAATCAATGGCTGGAGTAGGGTCGAGAGGTGCACACATATATAAGATGCAGAGACCCTCTCGTGGCGGTCAAAATTCAGGAAATATTGATCTCTGTCTCTGTCTTACCGGCGACTCCAATGGCGATGCCTTCGAAGACGGAGTGGAAGCAGAGCGCGGCGATGAGGAGTACGCCGTCGCCGATGGTGCTCGCGTTGCGCAGCATGGATGCAGTCGACGGTCCGTGCGCGTCCTGCACGTGCGACACCGCCAAGTTATTACATACTGCACGCGCGAGTACACGGAGCTGTGTGGTAGTCTGAATGACTGTCAAATCAACACCGGACTCGGAGGATGTACTTACAGCTGTATGTGGTCCGGAGCTGTTGCCATTTGTGCTGCTCAGCTTGCCCTCCTCCAGCGCTCCTGGAAATTTGTAAACAGGGGTGGATT
This window of the Triticum aestivum cultivar Chinese Spring chromosome 5D, IWGSC CS RefSeq v2.1, whole genome shotgun sequence genome carries:
- the LOC123121856 gene encoding subtilisin-like protease SBT5.3 isoform X1, producing the protein MRRGMHSSVKKSSPRAPPLAPVLLLICGLSLLQRPASAEIKSYVVYLGFHSHGREGAALASNQERAKNSHYQFLGSVLGSEEKAQDAIFYSYTRYINGFAATLEEEDAMQISKHPSVISVFPNRGHKLHTTRSWEFLGMEKDGRVRPNSIWAKARYGEGVIIGNLDTGVWPEAGSFSDDGMGPVPARWRGVCHDQSSSDDAQVRCNRKLIGAQYFNKGYAATVGRAGAGASPASTRDSDGHGTHTLSTAAGRFVPGANLFGYGNGTAKGGAPGARVAAYKVCWRPVNGSECFDADIIAAFDAAIHDGVDVLSVSLGGAPTDYFRDGVAIGSFHAVRNGVTVVTSAGNSGPGAGTVSNTAPWLVTVGASTMDREFPAYLVLGNKKRIKGQSLSPVPLPANKHYRLISSVEAKAEDATVAQAQLCMEGSLDKKKARGKIVVCMRGKNARVEKGEAVHRAGGVGLVLANDEATGNEMIADAHVLPATHITYSDGVALLAYMNSTRLASGYITLPNTALETKPAPFMAAFSSQGPNTVTPQILKPDITAPGVSILAAFTGLAGPTGLTFDSRRVLFNSESGTSMSCPHVAGIAGLLKALHPDWSPAAIKSAIMTTTRVQDNTRRPMSNSSFLRATPFAYGAGHVQPNRAADPGLVYDTNATDYLHFLCALGYNSTVIGTFMDGPNACPARPRKPEDLNYPSVTVPHLSASGEPRTVTRRVRNVGAEPAAYDVRVREPRGVSVSVRPSRLEFAAAGEEKEFAVTFRARAGRFLPGEYVFGQMVWSDGAGRRRHRVRSPVVVRVGAHRTSKTSVPVA
- the LOC123121856 gene encoding subtilisin-like protease SBT5.3 isoform X2, giving the protein MRRGMHSSVKKSSPRAPPLAPVLLLICGLSLLQRPASAEIKSYVVYLGFHSHGREGAALASNQERAKNSHYQFLGSVLGSEEKAQDAIFYSYTRYINGFAATLEEEDAMQISKHPSVISVFPNRGHKLHTTRSWEFLGMEKDGRVRPNSIWAKARYGEGVIIGNLDTGVWPEAGSFSDDGMGPVPARWRGVCHDQSSSDDAQVRCNRKLIGAQYFNKGYAATVGRAGAGASPASTRDSDGHGTHTLSTAAGRFVPGANLFGYGNGTAKGGAPGARVAAYKVCWRPVNGSECFDADIIAAFDAAIHDGVDVLSVSLGGAPTDYFRDGVAIGSFHAVRNGVTVVTSAGNSGPGAGTVSNTAPWLVTVGASTMDREFPAYLVLGNKKRIKGQSLSPVPLPANKHYRLISSVEAKAEDATVAQAQLCMEGSLDKKKARGKIVVCMRGKNARVEKGEAVHRAGGVGLVLANDEATGNEMIADAHVLPATHITYSDGVALLAYMNSTRLASGYITLPNTALETKPAPFMAAFSSQGPNTVTPQILKPDITAPGVSILAAFTGLAGPTGLTFDSRRVLFNSESGTSMSCPHVAGIAGLLKALHPDWSPAAINQGAGQHAEADEQLVVPARHALRLRRRPRAAQPRRRPGPRLRHERHGLPPLPLRAGLQLHRDRHVHGRPERLPGEAAEAGGPQLPVGHGAPPVRVRRAAHRHEEGAERGRGAGGVRREGPRAARRVRVRAAQPAGVRRGGGGEGVRRDVQGQGGAFLARRVRVRADGVVGRRRAAPPPRQEPRRRQGRRP
- the LOC123124975 gene encoding ras-related protein RABB1c isoform X2 codes for the protein MSFAYKFRYIVVGDTGVGKSCLLLQFTDKRFQPVHDLTIGVEFGQRMVTIGKKKIKLQIWDTAGQEAFRSITKSYYRSAAAALLVYDITRRETFNHVASWLEEMREQADGNNNITIMLVGNKSDLAQRRAVSTEEGEQFAKENGLAFMETSARTRHNVEEAFPQSSSMVCQKIQEGAIDLSKSSGVTPGGDDFSRLEPLPPSRASVCCTS
- the LOC123124975 gene encoding ras-related protein Rab-2-A isoform X1 gives rise to the protein MPVISIESSAFVTRNRPAGEGDPVMRCLVCRRPRPCSFFFDGVGKSCLLLQFTDKRFQPVHDLTIGVEFGQRMVTIGKKKIKLQIWDTAGQEAFRSITKSYYRSAAAALLVYDITRRETFNHVASWLEEMREQADGNNNITIMLVGNKSDLAQRRAVSTEEGEQFAKENGLAFMETSARTRHNVEEAFPQSSSMVCQKIQEGAIDLSKSSGVTPGGDDFSRLEPLPPSRASVCCTS
- the LOC123124976 gene encoding zinc transporter 2-like is translated as MASGSSSSTAGQESTPVYKFPGALEEGKLSSTNGNSSGPHTADAHGPSTASMLRNASTIGDGVLLIAALCFHSVFEGIAIGVAETEADAWKALWTISLHKIFAAIAMGIALLRMLPDRPLLSCFGYAFAFAVSSPIGVGVGILVDATTEGRVADWIYAISMGLATGIFVYVSINHLLAKGYMLQRPVAADTPVGRWLSVVLGVGVIAVVMIWNA